From Virgibacillus natechei, the proteins below share one genomic window:
- a CDS encoding YkyB family protein → MTTTAKEIPHFKGWSKIPEGYYTKTALKRDMKLKPVDESKHDATLWAVGGGKWKDFVLYHIDNTIEIKQRKVKLLDVTDKNIAEALYTINKSAKLSRDTKQSSYHNKNFQVVGASKTRQNKLYDLKDEVIKKLLNEDRMNIEGYHEQESYNGDTNYLMMLKLEGFTFHIPTSEKETAGLKSLGEIGVISAEKTRSTTINFYESEKLLNHFVNNQ, encoded by the coding sequence ATGACAACAACTGCAAAAGAAATCCCGCATTTTAAAGGATGGTCTAAAATTCCTGAAGGTTACTATACAAAAACAGCCTTAAAACGTGACATGAAATTAAAGCCAGTTGACGAAAGCAAGCATGATGCTACATTGTGGGCAGTAGGTGGTGGAAAATGGAAAGATTTTGTTCTGTATCACATTGATAACACTATTGAGATTAAGCAGCGTAAAGTGAAATTATTGGACGTTACAGACAAGAATATTGCTGAAGCGCTTTACACAATAAATAAATCAGCTAAATTAAGTAGGGATACGAAGCAATCAAGCTATCACAATAAAAACTTTCAAGTGGTCGGTGCATCGAAAACTAGGCAAAATAAACTGTATGATCTTAAAGATGAGGTAATTAAGAAGTTGTTAAATGAAGATAGAATGAATATTGAAGGGTATCATGAACAAGAATCTTACAATGGAGATACAAATTATTTAATGATGTTAAAACTGGAAGGTTTTACTTTTCACATTCCGACTAGTGAAAAAGAAACAGCTGGCTTAAAATCACTCGGTGAAATAGGTGTGATATCGGCAGAAAAAACTAGAAGTACAACTATTAATTTCTATGAGTCTGAAAAGCTACTAAATCACTTTGTAAATAATCAATAA
- a CDS encoding helix-turn-helix domain-containing protein, whose translation MIKLNLRYQMETKGLSTSKLVELTGVHRNTISKLLNGNSNGIQFETLDLLCKALDVDSSCDIVEFVSDDD comes from the coding sequence ATGATTAAATTAAATTTAAGATACCAAATGGAGACAAAAGGATTATCAACTTCTAAATTAGTTGAATTGACTGGAGTACATCGTAATACTATCAGCAAGCTACTCAATGGCAATTCTAATGGAATACAGTTTGAGACACTGGATCTACTTTGTAAGGCTCTGGATGTAGATTCTTCGTGTGATATTGTTGAATTTGTATCGGATGATGACTGA
- the tkt gene encoding transketolase, whose product MSNNTEQLSINTIRTISIDAIENANSGHPGLPMGAAPMAYTLWTDFMNHNPKNSKWFNRDRFVLSAGHGSMLLYSLLHLSGYNVTMDDLKGFRQWESKTPGHPEVHHTDGVEATTGPLGQGLGMSVGMAMAEAHLAAKFNKEDISVVDHHTYAIVSDGDLMEGISHEAASLAGHLGLGKLIALYDSNDISLDGDLDRSFSDNTEQRFKSYGWQVIRVEDGNDVKAIRNAISEAQNNTEQPTLIEIKTVIGYGSPNKSASAASHGAPLGEDEVKLTKEYYKWTHEDFQVPEEVYSDFNEKIVKKGAEVEREWNQRLKKYNEKYPELANDLELSMKGELPAQWEKELPVFEPEKDTVATRASSGKVLNAIAKTIPNLFGGSADLAGSNKTTLNDDDDFTRENPAGRNIWFGVREHAMAAALNGMALHGGLKVYAGTFFVFSDYLRPSLRLSSIMNTPVTYVFTHDSIAVGEDGPTHEPVEHLAALRAIPGFSLIRPADGNETQAAWRLSMESVDQPTALVLTRQNLPTLEGTKEKAYEGVKKGAYVISNSEKETPDALLLATGSEVQLAVDSQKALTEKGIDVRVVSMPSWDRFNAQDKAYRNEVIPAQVKSRLAIEMASPFGWERYVGDEGKVLGIDTFGASANGDKVIEEYGFTVENVVQHVESLIK is encoded by the coding sequence TTGTCAAATAATACAGAGCAACTATCAATTAATACAATTCGAACTATCTCTATTGATGCAATAGAAAATGCCAATTCTGGTCATCCTGGCCTTCCGATGGGTGCAGCGCCTATGGCTTATACTTTATGGACAGATTTTATGAATCACAACCCAAAGAATTCAAAATGGTTTAATAGAGATAGGTTTGTTCTTTCTGCAGGCCATGGATCAATGCTTTTATATAGCTTACTTCATTTATCTGGCTACAATGTAACAATGGATGATTTAAAAGGATTCCGTCAGTGGGAATCAAAGACTCCAGGACATCCTGAAGTACACCATACAGATGGAGTAGAAGCTACAACTGGCCCTCTTGGTCAAGGATTGGGTATGTCTGTTGGGATGGCAATGGCAGAAGCGCATCTCGCTGCCAAATTTAATAAAGAAGATATTTCAGTTGTTGATCATCATACATATGCTATTGTGAGTGATGGTGACCTAATGGAAGGTATTTCTCATGAAGCAGCTTCTTTAGCAGGCCATCTTGGTCTAGGAAAGTTAATAGCTCTATACGATTCCAATGATATATCACTAGATGGTGATTTAGATCGTTCATTTTCCGATAATACGGAGCAAAGATTTAAGTCATATGGTTGGCAGGTTATTCGTGTCGAAGATGGCAATGATGTAAAAGCGATAAGAAATGCAATTAGTGAGGCACAAAATAATACGGAGCAACCAACATTAATTGAAATTAAAACAGTTATCGGGTATGGGTCACCCAATAAATCAGCTTCGGCAGCTTCACACGGAGCCCCACTAGGTGAAGATGAAGTAAAACTTACAAAAGAATATTACAAGTGGACACACGAGGATTTCCAGGTACCAGAAGAAGTGTACTCAGATTTTAATGAGAAAATCGTTAAAAAAGGTGCCGAAGTAGAGCGTGAATGGAATCAACGACTAAAGAAATATAATGAGAAGTATCCAGAGCTTGCAAATGACCTGGAACTTTCAATGAAAGGTGAACTTCCTGCACAATGGGAAAAAGAATTACCAGTATTTGAACCTGAAAAGGATACAGTTGCGACAAGAGCCTCTTCAGGTAAAGTTCTAAATGCAATTGCTAAAACGATACCGAATTTATTTGGAGGTAGTGCGGATTTAGCCGGTTCAAATAAAACAACACTTAATGATGATGATGATTTCACGCGTGAGAATCCAGCAGGCAGAAATATATGGTTTGGTGTACGAGAGCATGCAATGGCAGCTGCCTTAAATGGCATGGCATTACATGGTGGATTGAAAGTTTATGCTGGAACATTCTTTGTCTTTAGCGATTATTTAAGACCATCGCTTCGTCTCTCGTCAATCATGAATACACCAGTCACATATGTATTCACACATGATTCAATAGCAGTCGGTGAAGATGGTCCAACACATGAACCTGTTGAGCATTTAGCTGCATTACGTGCAATCCCTGGTTTTTCACTAATTCGACCAGCAGATGGTAATGAAACTCAAGCAGCGTGGAGGTTATCTATGGAATCAGTAGATCAGCCAACTGCATTAGTTTTAACTAGACAGAACCTTCCTACTTTAGAAGGAACAAAAGAAAAAGCATATGAAGGTGTGAAAAAAGGTGCCTATGTAATAAGTAATTCTGAAAAAGAGACACCTGACGCCCTATTACTTGCAACAGGATCAGAAGTACAATTAGCTGTTGATTCACAAAAAGCACTGACAGAAAAGGGAATTGACGTACGAGTGGTTAGTATGCCTTCATGGGATCGATTCAATGCTCAAGATAAAGCATATAGAAATGAAGTGATTCCTGCACAAGTGAAAAGTCGGTTGGCCATTGAAATGGCCTCACCATTTGGCTGGGAACGCTACGTGGGTGATGAAGGAAAAGTGTTAGGTATTGATACATTTGGAGCTTCTGCAAATGGAGATAAAGTAATTGAAGAATATGGTTTCACAGTTGAGAATGTAGTTCAACATGTAGAATCATTAATTAAGTAG
- the sirA gene encoding sporulation inhibitor of replication protein SirA has product MYEYSVFWIKEDIAKHYFHKSDILYRFIKAYQKSHDRIDLKKQYDYITNDFPETELISHMKNYHLNNVAVQVEGSQIKLNKNLHLISLHISEKHLKFRCETLQDAEETLFPILRQFQSILFIIGNNIENYGWISPVPYISKY; this is encoded by the coding sequence ATGTATGAGTATTCTGTTTTTTGGATAAAAGAAGATATTGCCAAACATTACTTTCATAAAAGTGATATCTTATATCGTTTTATTAAAGCGTATCAAAAAAGTCATGATAGAATCGACTTGAAGAAACAATATGACTATATTACAAATGATTTCCCTGAAACCGAATTGATCTCACACATGAAAAATTATCATCTGAATAATGTTGCAGTTCAAGTAGAAGGATCCCAAATTAAATTAAACAAGAATTTACATCTAATTTCTTTACATATCAGTGAAAAACATTTAAAATTTCGTTGTGAAACATTGCAGGATGCTGAAGAAACATTATTCCCTATCCTGAGACAGTTTCAGTCAATTCTTTTCATTATAGGAAATAATATAGAAAATTACGGATGGATTTCCCCAGTACCTTATATTAGCAAATATTAA
- a CDS encoding anti-repressor SinI family protein produces MNNQEWTELIKEAKNLGLTKEEISHFLKREGGLR; encoded by the coding sequence ATGAATAACCAAGAGTGGACTGAGTTAATCAAAGAAGCAAAAAATCTAGGATTAACAAAGGAAGAAATATCACATTTTCTAAAACGTGAAGGAGGTCTCAGATGA
- a CDS encoding YneF family protein, translating to MNTIWVVLIAIAALIAGVALGFFIARKYMMNYLKKNPPINEQMLRTMMMQMGQKPSQKKINQMMRSMENQNQSDKGKK from the coding sequence ATGAACACAATATGGGTTGTATTAATAGCTATAGCAGCATTAATTGCTGGTGTTGCGCTTGGGTTTTTTATCGCAAGAAAATATATGATGAATTATTTGAAAAAGAATCCACCAATCAATGAGCAAATGCTGCGTACAATGATGATGCAAATGGGACAAAAACCATCACAGAAAAAAATTAATCAGATGATGCGTTCAATGGAAAACCAAAATCAATCTGATAAAGGAAAAAAATAA
- a CDS encoding tyrosine-type recombinase/integrase: protein MLLEDVLEEYYYHCLASGFTDKTMINKNQEYKQLNKFIIEERQVTELESITHHDLKSYIRSKQMSGLQPSSIVSMSKQVRAFFSWCVKEEYIQINPMDKVTLPKVGTKMLTGYTTQEVTTMINCFNNKEYLEIRNKAIVSLMADCGLRSIEIRRFTHSSIHDNFILISGKGNKERIVNLSSIVKKTLIKYERVKKQYFKGKNVPYENYFLNYRGEEMSHVGIHNLVKEAGRRAKVKEARPHKFRHFFAVQSLLNGIDIYSLSKLLGHSEVNTTERYLTSLNVKDLLEDSVKTSPLTNMKK from the coding sequence TTGTTATTAGAAGATGTTTTAGAAGAATATTACTATCACTGTTTAGCAAGTGGATTCACAGATAAAACAATGATCAACAAAAATCAGGAATATAAGCAACTTAACAAATTCATTATCGAGGAAAGACAAGTAACAGAATTAGAATCTATCACACATCACGATTTAAAAAGCTATATCAGATCAAAGCAGATGAGTGGACTTCAACCATCATCTATCGTATCGATGTCAAAGCAAGTGAGAGCATTCTTCAGTTGGTGTGTAAAAGAAGAATATATACAGATTAATCCTATGGATAAAGTTACGCTTCCTAAAGTTGGTACAAAGATGCTTACTGGATATACAACACAGGAAGTCACAACGATGATCAATTGCTTCAACAATAAAGAATATTTAGAGATACGTAACAAGGCTATAGTCTCATTAATGGCAGATTGTGGCTTACGCTCAATTGAGATCAGGAGATTCACTCATTCATCTATTCACGACAATTTTATATTGATCAGTGGAAAAGGAAACAAAGAGAGAATAGTCAATCTCAGCTCTATCGTCAAGAAAACACTGATCAAGTATGAGCGTGTGAAAAAGCAATATTTTAAAGGAAAAAATGTCCCATACGAGAATTATTTTCTGAATTATCGTGGGGAAGAGATGAGTCATGTTGGCATTCACAATCTAGTTAAAGAAGCTGGCAGACGAGCAAAAGTTAAAGAGGCTAGACCGCATAAATTTAGGCATTTCTTTGCTGTTCAGAGTTTGTTGAATGGGATCGATATTTATAGTTTATCTAAGTTGTTGGGACACTCAGAAGTGAATACAACTGAGCGCTATCTCACTAGTCTCAACGTAAAGGATTTGCTTGAGGATTCAGTTAAAACTAGTCCATTGACTAATATGAAAAAATAA
- a CDS encoding HNH endonuclease: MEKTVENFRDDLIIVDGQELYPIPNFSRYYVDLDEGRIWNNKSERWITANPNYLGYCYARVKADDEGKSKSISVHNLVMMAMTGKDKTMWRSQGLEVHHIDNDTKNNEATNLMLVSRSQQYQDPITKITLSNRSNKRLTKIDVIAIKTDWIEWEGRKGEFYSKWADELGMHTRGIQDVILGNTWKNVEVE; this comes from the coding sequence ATGGAAAAGACAGTAGAAAATTTTAGAGACGATTTAATCATAGTAGATGGGCAGGAACTATATCCTATTCCAAATTTCAGCAGGTATTATGTTGATCTTGATGAAGGCAGAATATGGAATAACAAATCTGAAAGATGGATAACTGCCAATCCAAATTATCTTGGATACTGTTACGCAAGAGTGAAGGCAGATGACGAGGGAAAAAGTAAATCTATATCAGTACATAATTTAGTCATGATGGCTATGACAGGAAAAGATAAGACGATGTGGAGATCACAAGGACTAGAAGTGCATCACATAGATAATGATACGAAAAATAACGAAGCGACCAATTTAATGCTTGTCTCTAGAAGTCAACAATATCAAGACCCAATCACAAAAATTACGCTATCAAATCGAAGTAATAAGCGATTAACTAAAATTGATGTGATTGCTATTAAAACTGATTGGATTGAATGGGAAGGTAGAAAAGGCGAGTTTTATAGTAAGTGGGCAGATGAGTTAGGGATGCATACACGAGGAATACAAGATGTCATTTTGGGTAACACATGGAAGAATGTTGAGGTTGAATAA
- a CDS encoding DUF5659 domain-containing protein: protein MEQQLTKNYVVFSQTMAGYMMLNGCRLIKAAPHRKQPTKNVYYFPDTEYVREFANNYIELRKNA, encoded by the coding sequence ATGGAACAACAACTAACTAAGAATTACGTAGTATTTTCACAAACAATGGCAGGTTACATGATGTTAAACGGTTGTAGATTAATAAAGGCTGCACCACATCGGAAACAGCCTACTAAGAATGTATACTACTTCCCTGACACAGAATACGTTAGGGAATTTGCCAACAATTACATAGAATTACGAAAGAATGCTTAA